Proteins encoded in a region of the Benincasa hispida cultivar B227 chromosome 2, ASM972705v1, whole genome shotgun sequence genome:
- the LOC120071287 gene encoding NAD(H) kinase 1, whose amino-acid sequence MAPSKLNSSGEGNFSSPMADNGFLNATSLLNSEKAVQELLQRSPLMETDDHLIEFSEALRTVAKALRKAAEGKAAAQAEAAEWKRKFELERTRNLQLEYKGPSPAERNGYDSKRSRNLPPQAPEQSECCCGSNGICSHEVLQDGGIDSVSQKLSKKYTRKASFKLSWCCNGEHSDRHKHDVVSFEKGNITTAERSSRQISLKWESQPQTVLILTKPNSMSVRIICLEMVRWLREHKGLHIYVEPRVKNELLTESDYYNFVQTWKSDEEIMLLHTKVDLVVTLGGDGTVLWAASMFKGPVPPLVAFSLGSLGFMTPFHSEHYKECLDSVLKGPISITLRHRLQCHVIRDAARNEYETEEPILVLNEVTIDRGISSYLTNLECYCDRSFVTCVQGDGLILSTTSGSTAYSLAAGGSMVHPQVPGILFTPICPHSLSFRPLIFPEYVTIRIQVPFNSRGHAWASFDGKDRKQLAAGDALVCSMAPWPVPTACQVDSTNDFLRSIHDGLHWNLRKTQSFDGPRDT is encoded by the exons ATGGCTCCCAGCAAGTTGAATTCCTCt GGAGAAGGAAACTTTTCAAGTCCAATGGCGGATAATGGTTTTCTTAATGCAACTTCTCTGTTAAATTCTGAGAAGGCTGTCCAGGAACTTCTTCAACGGTCTCCATTGATGGAGACTGATGATCACCTTATTGAGTTTTCAGAGGCCTTGAGAA CTGTTGCAAAAGCACTAAGAAAGGCAGCTGAGGGAAAGGCTGCTGCACAGGCTGAGGCTGCTGAATGGAAGCGCAAATTTGAACTTGAGAGGACAAGAAATCTTCAACTTGAGTATAAAG GGCCGTCACCCGCAGAACGCAATGGATATGATAGTAAAAGGTCAAGGAATCTACCCCCACAAGCCCCAGAACAATCAGAATGCTGTTGTGGATCAAATGGAATATGTTCTCATGAAGTTCTTCAAGATGGGGGCATTGATTCTGTTTCTCAGAAGCTGTCCAAAAAATATACTAGAAAG GCATCATTTAAACTTTCATGGTGCTGCAACGGCGAGCATAGTGATCGACACAAGCATGATGTTGTCTCCTTTGAAAAAGGAAACATAACAACTGCAGAGCGTAGTAGTAGACAG ATTTCTTTGAAGTGGGAATCTCAACCTCAGACTGTGCTTATATTGACCAAACCCAACTCAATGTCGGTTCGAATTATTTGTTTAGAGATGGTCAG ATGGTTGAGAGAACATAAAGGTCTTCACATCTACGTGGAACCACGTGTCAAAAACGAGCTTCTGACAGAGTCAGACTACTACAATTTTGTCCAGACATGGAAAAGCG ACGAGGAAAttatgcttctccacacaaaaGTTGATCTTGTGGTTACTCTTGGTGGAGATGGAACAGTGCTTTGG GCAGCATCAATGTTTAAAGGACCAGTTCCTCCACTTGttgcattttctttaggatctcTGGGTTTTATGACTCCTTTTC ACAGTGAGCATTACAAAGAATGCTTGGATTCAGTGCTAAAGGGTCCAATTAGTATTACATTGCGACACCGACTGCAGTGCCATGTTATTCGAGATGCAGCAAGAAACGAATATGAAACTGAAGAACCTATACTCGTGCTGAATGAGGTTACAATTGATCGGGGAATATCATCATACCTTACGAATTTGGAATGTTATTGTGACCGTTCCTTTGTAACTTGTGTCCAAGGGGATGGACTGATTCTATCAACTACTTCTGGCAGCACAGCATACTCATTGGCTGCTGGGGGATCAATGGTCCATCCTCAG GTTCCTGGCATTTTATTTACTCCGATATGCCCGCATTCCTTGTCTTTCCGACCCTTGATATTTCCAGAGTATGTTACAATACGTATACAAGTGCCTTTCAATAGCAGGGGGCATGCATGGGCATCTTTCGATGGGAAGGACAGGAAGCAATTGGCAGCCGGAGATGCACTTGTATGCAGCATGGCGCCTTGGCCAGTGCCTACAGCGTGCCAGGTAGACTCGACAAACGACTTCTTGCGTAGCATTCATGATGGCCTTCACTGGAATCTAAGAAAGACGCAGTCTTTTGATGGACCTCGAGATACATGA